The following coding sequences lie in one Bos taurus isolate L1 Dominette 01449 registration number 42190680 breed Hereford chromosome 28, ARS-UCD2.0, whole genome shotgun sequence genomic window:
- the ZMIZ1 gene encoding zinc finger MIZ domain-containing protein 1 isoform X4, protein MQPPLNSMSSMKPTLSHSDGSFPYDSVPWQQNTNQPPGSLSVVTTVWGVTNTSQSQVLGNPMANANNPMNPGGNPMASGMTTSNPGLNSPQFAGQQQQFSAKAGPTQPYIQQSMYGRPNYPGSGGFGASYPGGPNAPAGMGVPPHTRPPADFTQPAAAAAAAAVAAAAATATATATATVAALQETQNKDINQYGPVCSSFQMGPTQAYNSQFMNQPGPRGPASMGGSMNPASMAAGMTPSGMSGPPMGMNQPRPPGISPFGTHGQRMPQQTYPGPRPQSLPIQSIKRPYPGEPNYGNQQYGPNSQFPTQPGQYPTPNPPRPLTSPNYPGQRMPSQPSTGQYPPPTVNMGQYYKPEQFNGQNNTFSGSSYSNYSQGNVNRPPRPVPVANYPHSPVPGNPTPPMTPGSSIPPYLSPSQDVKPPFPPDIKPNMSALPPPPANHNDELRLTFPVRDGVVLEPFRLEHNLAVSNHVFHLRPTVHQTLMWRSDLELQFKCYHHEDRQMNTNWPASVQVSVNATPLTIERGDNKTSHKPLHLKHVCQPGRNTIQITVTACCCSHLFVLQLVHRPSVRSVLQGLLKKRLLPAEHCITKIKRNFSSVAASSGNTTLNGEDGVEQTAIKVSLKCPITFRRIQLPARGHDCKHVQCFDLESYLQLNCERGTWRCPVCNKTALLEGLEVDQYMWGILNAIQHSEFEEVTIDPTCSWRPVPIKSDLHIKDDPDGIPSKRFKTMSPSQMIMPNVMEMIAALGPGPSPYPLPPPPGSTNSNDYSSQGNNYQGHGNFDFPHGNPGGTSMNDFMHGPPQLSHPPDMPNNMATLEKPLSHPMQETMPHAGSSDQPHPSIQQGLHVPHPSSQSGPPLHHSGAPPPPSQPPRQPPQAAPGNHPHSDLTFNPSSALEGQAGAQGASDMPEPSLDLLPELTNPDELLSYLDPPDLPSNSNDDLLSLFENN, encoded by the exons TGATGGGTCATTCCCCTATGACTCTGTCCCTTGGCAGCAGAACACCAACCAGCCTCCCGGCTCCCTCTCTGTGGTCACCACGGTTTGGGGAGTGACCAACACATCCCAGAGCCAG GTCCTTGGGAACCCTATGGCCAATGCCAACAACCCCATGAATCCAGGCGGCAACCCCATGGCGTCGGGCATGACCACCAGCAACCCCGGCCTCAACTCCCCACAGTTTgctgggcagcagcagcagttctcagCCAAGGCTGGCCCCACTCAGCCCTACATCCAGCAGAGCATGTACGGCCGGCCCAACTACCCCGGCAGCGGGGGCTTCGGGGCCAG TTACCCTGGGGGTCCAAATGCCCCTGCAGGCATGGGTGTCCCTCCACACACCAGGCCACCCGCTGACTTCACTCAGCCAGCAGCTGCCGCTGCAGCAGCTGCAGTGGCGGCGGCAGCAGCCACGGCCACAGCCACAGCTACGGCCACCGTGGCAGCCTTGCAAGAAACACAGAATAAGGATATAAACCAGTATGGACCG GTCTGTTCCTCTTTCCAGATGGGTCCCACCCAGGCGTATAACAGCCAATTCATGAACCAGCCCGGGCCTCGGGGGCCTGCCTCCATGGGGGGCAGCATGAACCCCGCAAGCATGGCGGCTGGCATGACACCCTCGGGGATGAGCGGCCCTCCCATGGGCATGAACCAGCCCCGGCCGCCCGGCATCAGCCCCTTTGGCACACACGGGCAGCGGATGCCCCAGCAGACGTACCCGGGCCCCCGGCCCCAGTCCCTTCCCATTCAGAGCATAAAGAGGCCATACCCTGGAGAG CCTAACTATGGAAACCAGCAATACGGACCAAACAGCCAGTTCCCCACCCAGCCAGGCCAGTACCCTACCCCCAACCCCCCGCGGCCGCTCACGTCTCCCAACTACCCCGGGCAGCGGATGCCCAGCCAGCCGAGCACTGGGCAGTACCCGCCCCCCACGGTCAACATGGGGCAGTATTATAAG CCAGAGCAGTTTAATGGACAAAATAACACCTTCTCTGGAAGCAGCTACAGCAACTACAGCCAAGGGAACGTCAATAGG CCTCCCAGGCCAGTTCCTGTGGCAAACTACCCCCACTCACCTGTTCCAGGGAACCCCACGCCCCCCATGACCCCCGGAAGCAGCATCCCCCCATACCTGTCGCCCAGCCAAGACGTTAAGCCACCCTTCCCGCCTGACATAAAGCCAAATATGAGCGCTCTGCCGCCGCCCCCAG CCAACCACAATGACGAGCTGCGGCTCACGTTCCCCGTGCGGGACGGCGTGGTGCTGGAGCCCTTCCGCCTGGAGCACAACCTGGCCGTCAGCAACCACGTCTTTCACCTGCGGCCCACGGTCCACCAGACGCTGATGTGGAG gtctGACCTGGAGCTGCAGTTCAAGTGCTACCACCATGAGGACCGGCAGATGAACACCAACTGGCCGGCCTCAGTGCAGGTCAGCGTGAACGCCACGCCCCTCACCATCGAGCGCGGGGACAACAAGACATCCCACAAGCCGCTGCACCTCAAGCACGTGTGCCAGCCAGGCCGCAACACCATCCAGATCACCGTTACCGCCTGCTGCTGC TCCCACCTCTTTGTGCTGCAGCTGGTCCACCGGCCCTCTGTGCGCTCCGTGCTGCAAGGCCTGCTCAAGAAACGACTCCTGCCTGCGGAGCACTGTATCACGAAAA TCAAGCGGAATTTCAGCAGTGTGGCGGCCTCATCAGGCAACACGACCCTCAATGGGGAGGATGGCGTGGAGCAGACAGCCATCAAGGTGTCTCTGAAGTGCCCCATCACGTTCCGGCGCATCCAGCTGCCTGCTCGAGGCCATGATTGCAAGCATGTCCAG TGCTTTGATTTGGAGTCATACCTGCAGCTGAACTGCGAGAGAGGGACCTGGAGGTGTCCTGTGTGCAA tAAAACCGCTCTGCTGGAGGGCCTGGAAGTGGATCAGTACATGTGGGGCATCCTGAATGCCATCCAACA CTCCGAGTTTGAAGAGGTCACCATCGACCCCACGTGCAGCTGGCGGCCAGTGCCCATCAAGTCGGACCTACACATTAAAGATGACCCTGATGGCATCCCCTCCAAGAGGTTCAAGACCATGAGTCCCAGCCAGATGATCATGCCCAATGTCATGGAGATGATCGCCGCCCTGGGCCCTGGCCCATCCCCCTATCCACTCCCGCCTCCGCCTGGGAGCACCAATTCCAACGACTACAGCAGCCAAG GAAACAACTACCAAGGCCATGGCAACTTTGACTTCCCCCACGGGAACCCCGGCGGGACGTCCATGAACGACTTCATGCATGGGCCCCCCCAGCTCTCCCACCCCCCGGACATGCCCAACAACATGGCCACCCTCGAGAAGCCCCTCAGTCACCCCATGCAGGAGACT ATGCCACACGCTGGCAGTTCTGACCAGCCCCATCCCTCCATACAACAAGGTTTGCACGTCCCACACCCCAGCAGCCAGTCAGGGCCTCCATTACATCACAGtggggctcctcctcctccttcccagccTCCCCGGCAACCGCCACAGGCCGCTCCCGGCAACCATCCACACAGCGACCTGACCTTTAACCCCTCCTCAGCCTTAGAGGGTCAGGCCGGAGCGCAGGGAGCATCTGACATGCCGGAGCCTTCGCTGGAT CTCCTTCCAGAACTCACAAACCCTGACGAGCTCCTCTCATATCTGGATCCCCCTGACCTGCCGAGCAATAGTAACGATGACCTCCTGTCTCTCTTTGAGAACAACTGA
- the ZMIZ1 gene encoding zinc finger MIZ domain-containing protein 1 isoform X6 gives MANANNPMNPGGNPMASGMTTSNPGLNSPQFAGQQQQFSAKAGPTQPYIQQSMYGRPNYPGSGGFGASYPGGPNAPAGMGVPPHTRPPADFTQPAAAAAAAAVAAAAATATATATATVAALQETQNKDINQYGPVCSSFQMGPTQAYNSQFMNQPGPRGPASMGGSMNPASMAAGMTPSGMSGPPMGMNQPRPPGISPFGTHGQRMPQQTYPGPRPQSLPIQSIKRPYPGEPNYGNQQYGPNSQFPTQPGQYPTPNPPRPLTSPNYPGQRMPSQPSTGQYPPPTVNMGQYYKPEQFNGQNNTFSGSSYSNYSQGNVNRPPRPVPVANYPHSPVPGNPTPPMTPGSSIPPYLSPSQDVKPPFPPDIKPNMSALPPPPANHNDELRLTFPVRDGVVLEPFRLEHNLAVSNHVFHLRPTVHQTLMWRSDLELQFKCYHHEDRQMNTNWPASVQVSVNATPLTIERGDNKTSHKPLHLKHVCQPGRNTIQITVTACCCSHLFVLQLVHRPSVRSVLQGLLKKRLLPAEHCITKIKRNFSSVAASSGNTTLNGEDGVEQTAIKVSLKCPITFRRIQLPARGHDCKHVQCFDLESYLQLNCERGTWRCPVCNKTALLEGLEVDQYMWGILNAIQHSEFEEVTIDPTCSWRPVPIKSDLHIKDDPDGIPSKRFKTMSPSQMIMPNVMEMIAALGPGPSPYPLPPPPGSTNSNDYSSQGNNYQGHGNFDFPHGNPGGTSMNDFMHGPPQLSHPPDMPNNMATLEKPLSHPMQETMPHAGSSDQPHPSIQQGLHVPHPSSQSGPPLHHSGAPPPPSQPPRQPPQAAPGNHPHSDLTFNPSSALEGQAGAQGASDMPEPSLDLLPELTNPDELLSYLDPPDLPSNSNDDLLSLFENN, from the exons ATGGCCAATGCCAACAACCCCATGAATCCAGGCGGCAACCCCATGGCGTCGGGCATGACCACCAGCAACCCCGGCCTCAACTCCCCACAGTTTgctgggcagcagcagcagttctcagCCAAGGCTGGCCCCACTCAGCCCTACATCCAGCAGAGCATGTACGGCCGGCCCAACTACCCCGGCAGCGGGGGCTTCGGGGCCAG TTACCCTGGGGGTCCAAATGCCCCTGCAGGCATGGGTGTCCCTCCACACACCAGGCCACCCGCTGACTTCACTCAGCCAGCAGCTGCCGCTGCAGCAGCTGCAGTGGCGGCGGCAGCAGCCACGGCCACAGCCACAGCTACGGCCACCGTGGCAGCCTTGCAAGAAACACAGAATAAGGATATAAACCAGTATGGACCG GTCTGTTCCTCTTTCCAGATGGGTCCCACCCAGGCGTATAACAGCCAATTCATGAACCAGCCCGGGCCTCGGGGGCCTGCCTCCATGGGGGGCAGCATGAACCCCGCAAGCATGGCGGCTGGCATGACACCCTCGGGGATGAGCGGCCCTCCCATGGGCATGAACCAGCCCCGGCCGCCCGGCATCAGCCCCTTTGGCACACACGGGCAGCGGATGCCCCAGCAGACGTACCCGGGCCCCCGGCCCCAGTCCCTTCCCATTCAGAGCATAAAGAGGCCATACCCTGGAGAG CCTAACTATGGAAACCAGCAATACGGACCAAACAGCCAGTTCCCCACCCAGCCAGGCCAGTACCCTACCCCCAACCCCCCGCGGCCGCTCACGTCTCCCAACTACCCCGGGCAGCGGATGCCCAGCCAGCCGAGCACTGGGCAGTACCCGCCCCCCACGGTCAACATGGGGCAGTATTATAAG CCAGAGCAGTTTAATGGACAAAATAACACCTTCTCTGGAAGCAGCTACAGCAACTACAGCCAAGGGAACGTCAATAGG CCTCCCAGGCCAGTTCCTGTGGCAAACTACCCCCACTCACCTGTTCCAGGGAACCCCACGCCCCCCATGACCCCCGGAAGCAGCATCCCCCCATACCTGTCGCCCAGCCAAGACGTTAAGCCACCCTTCCCGCCTGACATAAAGCCAAATATGAGCGCTCTGCCGCCGCCCCCAG CCAACCACAATGACGAGCTGCGGCTCACGTTCCCCGTGCGGGACGGCGTGGTGCTGGAGCCCTTCCGCCTGGAGCACAACCTGGCCGTCAGCAACCACGTCTTTCACCTGCGGCCCACGGTCCACCAGACGCTGATGTGGAG gtctGACCTGGAGCTGCAGTTCAAGTGCTACCACCATGAGGACCGGCAGATGAACACCAACTGGCCGGCCTCAGTGCAGGTCAGCGTGAACGCCACGCCCCTCACCATCGAGCGCGGGGACAACAAGACATCCCACAAGCCGCTGCACCTCAAGCACGTGTGCCAGCCAGGCCGCAACACCATCCAGATCACCGTTACCGCCTGCTGCTGC TCCCACCTCTTTGTGCTGCAGCTGGTCCACCGGCCCTCTGTGCGCTCCGTGCTGCAAGGCCTGCTCAAGAAACGACTCCTGCCTGCGGAGCACTGTATCACGAAAA TCAAGCGGAATTTCAGCAGTGTGGCGGCCTCATCAGGCAACACGACCCTCAATGGGGAGGATGGCGTGGAGCAGACAGCCATCAAGGTGTCTCTGAAGTGCCCCATCACGTTCCGGCGCATCCAGCTGCCTGCTCGAGGCCATGATTGCAAGCATGTCCAG TGCTTTGATTTGGAGTCATACCTGCAGCTGAACTGCGAGAGAGGGACCTGGAGGTGTCCTGTGTGCAA tAAAACCGCTCTGCTGGAGGGCCTGGAAGTGGATCAGTACATGTGGGGCATCCTGAATGCCATCCAACA CTCCGAGTTTGAAGAGGTCACCATCGACCCCACGTGCAGCTGGCGGCCAGTGCCCATCAAGTCGGACCTACACATTAAAGATGACCCTGATGGCATCCCCTCCAAGAGGTTCAAGACCATGAGTCCCAGCCAGATGATCATGCCCAATGTCATGGAGATGATCGCCGCCCTGGGCCCTGGCCCATCCCCCTATCCACTCCCGCCTCCGCCTGGGAGCACCAATTCCAACGACTACAGCAGCCAAG GAAACAACTACCAAGGCCATGGCAACTTTGACTTCCCCCACGGGAACCCCGGCGGGACGTCCATGAACGACTTCATGCATGGGCCCCCCCAGCTCTCCCACCCCCCGGACATGCCCAACAACATGGCCACCCTCGAGAAGCCCCTCAGTCACCCCATGCAGGAGACT ATGCCACACGCTGGCAGTTCTGACCAGCCCCATCCCTCCATACAACAAGGTTTGCACGTCCCACACCCCAGCAGCCAGTCAGGGCCTCCATTACATCACAGtggggctcctcctcctccttcccagccTCCCCGGCAACCGCCACAGGCCGCTCCCGGCAACCATCCACACAGCGACCTGACCTTTAACCCCTCCTCAGCCTTAGAGGGTCAGGCCGGAGCGCAGGGAGCATCTGACATGCCGGAGCCTTCGCTGGAT CTCCTTCCAGAACTCACAAACCCTGACGAGCTCCTCTCATATCTGGATCCCCCTGACCTGCCGAGCAATAGTAACGATGACCTCCTGTCTCTCTTTGAGAACAACTGA